The window ATACAAACTACTATTTCTTATTGTAGACAGGACTGTATTACACTGGTTTTATACAAACTATGTTTTATGGTAAACAGGACTGTATTACACTGGTTTTGTACAAACTGTGTTTTATGGTAGACATGGCTGTATTACACTGCTTTCATTCATAATGGCATATTTTATGGTAGAGAGGACTGTATTACACTGGTTGtatacaaacatttatgttttatggTAGACAGGACTGTATTACACTGGTTTTATACAAACTACTATTTCTTATTGTAAACAGGACTGTATTACATTGATTTTATAGTATGTTGTATGGTAGACATGACTGTATTACACTGGTTTTATTCATATTGGTGTATTTTATGGTAAAGAGGACTGTATTACACTGGTTGTATACAAACTACTATTTCTTATTGTAGACAGGACTGTATTACAATGGTTTTGTAGTAACTACGTTTTATGGCAGACAAGACTGTATTACACTggttttatacaaataattttgttttatagtagACAGGACTGTATTACACTGGTTGTATACAAACTGCTCTTTCTTATTGTAGACAGGACTGTATTACACTGGTTTTATACTAACTGGTTAGCTTTTTAGTAGATTGGACTGCATCGATCAAGTCAATcagctatatataaatatatgtgtgtgtgtatcatatTTAGTgatgtatattatagtaccaAAACTGAAATATCCAATATTCACTTTCGTGATATTCAAATCcccttaatattgtttgtatctCAAAATGTACTTGTTTTTACTAGGGCATCACATTGCTAACTCTGTCACGTAGGAGTGACGTAACCCTTGTCATGTTCACATCGCACGTGAACAATAATTGTGCCGGTATTTACTTTATGTGACGAGTGTTGGATGAGGGTTTCCGCCCCCCACATTGTTCCATCTTCAGactttgttcttgttttattaacatgatATATTACCAAACCCGCAGCGCCACCATGTTGCCTCCTGTAATTGTAGTGAACCAGATGTTGCGAGGTGTCAGTGACCTCCCTTCACCTTTGCTATAACCCTTCTGTTAGGACGCTTCCAGAATGACCAATACAGTTCGTACCTGACACGTGCAGTACCAGTAGCTGTCTTTAAACAATATTAGAAAGTTATTTCAAACCCTAACCCACTTCAGAGACGCTGGGTATGTTTGTCTTCATCCCGAACACTGTGCGTGTAATACTTACATAACCAAGCGATTCTCGGTCAGGTAGGTTGTGGTTACCTAGCAACAGTTGCTTCACTAGATCGGAAGTAACCAAGGCTTCTCCTGGTATTTAAGTGGCGACCACGTGGCTTTTAACAGTCCAGAGATAGTTAGAAAGGAGTTAAAACATTGAAAGCAGAAATGGTTGAAGGAATTTCACTTTGATGTCCGCGCTATAAACCTGGTAAGTATTATAGTTTTCTTGTagtgtttaacaaaataaaacaacgtataatTTTTCCTATGTgccgttttgtaaaactgttaatattgaaaatcagtgttcaaaaaagttttaaaatgatttcCCCTAGTTTCGTTAATGCATCCCAGGTTCTCTATCTTACGGCATTCTGTATGTCAATGGACTTTCATCTTTGATCTATGAATAAACTTAACCAGAAATGGTTACACGAACAGGAAATAATAAAACCACTATCaaaggaaacaaaaacacttgtatTTAAGTAGTAATTTCAGCAGGAATGTTGAACGTTTTGTCTTCACCGTCTACGATAGCAACATTACAGTATAAAGTTAGGTTATTTCAACTACTTTCATAGTTTGTAGAGCATGTGTTGAACTACATTCTCCTGGACAGACTTGTTCAATCTATCTAACATTGTGATAATCTTAAaaccaacaaattattttaataatgataagAGATACAATGGATGATCTACATTCCGTTTATCATGTGATATCCAGCCTTGGAATTTAGTGTTGAATTTCCGCTGCCCACCCACTGAGGGCAAAACCCACAGAAATTTCAGATGTTGTTGATAAATATACTACAAGCCTTTATATTCATTTTCATTTGACTAAAAGTATTCAAATGTGAAAGTAAATGTTAGTATGCAGTGTGATAACACTGTGGTAGGCGTGGCCTTACGGTTAGCGTGcgacaaaacaaaaaacaagctctGGATCAAAGAATTACAGTCATGTTCCACTAATCGATTAGTGTAGCTAGAGATGAATGCTATTTGATTAGTTGCTATCGTCTGATCTATCAATTCgtaactagggacagctagcggagGTGTTATAGCTGAGCgcgaatatatatattttatttgaggAAGGAAAACCAACAATCTTAGTACTGGAACAAACACCACTTTGTAAGATCGGGAAGCATGATGTTTGGGGAAAGTTCCGTGGTAACTTACCTGATTCACTTTTGTCACTGGTCTACACCTATGGAGAGAAAAGATACACTACAAACACAtaactagaatataaatattacttcatCTCGTACTTGTGGTTTCACTAAACTAAGGATAGTTGGGTTCTGCAAATTTATGATTTTACACAGTTACCCCACTATAGGATGTTGATATTAGTATCCGTTACTTGTGAATATCAGAGGTAAAAGAATCGGGGAGGGAGGACAATGAGGGACACGTGTCCCTAACTTTAGCATGGTAGCGAAGCATCCCTTTAATTGGGGAATAAAGATTTGTACATAATTACCACTGAAAGTCGCTATTTCACTTATGAATTAAATGGTCACTGTTACCATGGCAAATAAGGTCTTTCTAACCGGCAGTACACCCCCCTCCAATTTTGATATGCTTCATCACTTATGGTAGCTGCTAGTATCCGTTAGTTGTAGCTACTGGTGTCTGTTAGTTGTAGTTACTGATATCTGTTAATTGTAGTTATTGGTATCCGTTAGTTGTAGTTGCTAGTATCCATCAGTTGTAGTTACTAGTATTTGTCAGTTGTAGTTACTGTATCCGTTAGCTGTAGTTACTAGTATCCGTTAGTTGTAGTTACTAGTATTTGTCAGTTGTAGTTACTGTATCCGTTAGTTGTAGTTACTAGTATCCGTTTGTTGTAGTTACTGGTATCCATCAGTTGTAGTTACTAGTATTTGTCAGTTGTAGTTACTGTATCCGTTAGTTGTAGTTACTGTATCCGTTAGCTGTAGTTACTGGTATCCGTTAGTTGTAGTTACTAGTATCCGTTTGTTGTAGTTACTGTATCCATCAGTTGTAGTTACTAGTATCCGTTTGTTGTAGTTACTAGTATTTGTCAGTTGTAGTTACTGTATCCGTTAGTTGTAGTTACTAGTATCCGTTTGTTGTAGTTACTGGTATCCATCAGTTGTAGTTACTAGTATTTGTCAGTTGTAGTTGCTGTATCCGTTAGCTGTAGTTACTGGTATCCGTTAGTTGTAGTTACTGTATCCATCAGTTGTAGTTACTGTATCCGTTAGTTGTAGTTACTAGTATCCGTTTGTTGTAGTTACTGGTATACATCAGTTGTAGTTACTAGTATTTGTCAGTTGTAGTTACTGGTATCCGTTAGCTGTAGTTACTGTATCCGTTAGCTGTAGTTACTGGTATCCGTTAGTTGTAGTTACTGTATCCGTTAGTTGTAGTTACTGTATCCGTTAGTTGTAGTTACTGGTATTCGCAGAGCGACATCAAATAGCTTTTTTCTCTGTCTTTATTCGCTTTACGAAGATTTGTTAAGGTTTACATTTTTAATTGATGTCCgttaactgaccgatagctgtgAACCCTGATTCAACTTTACGTAACGTTTATCTTGTTTGAAACGCACCGCAATCTAATACATTGTCTATCTGATTATACCCCGACCCGTTTCATGACGTCACAAGTCCTATAATGGTTTTGAGTGAGTAGGTTAGCATGACGTCACAGTCCTTTACTAAAAACAATACAGGTTGAAAACCAACCATACTGAACATAATAACCCCTGAAACCCGAATTCATCTTTCTACCAAAAACGTATTTCCTCCATAATTAGAAATGAATTATCTAGATACATTCACAAAACATTTGAACAAAAGACACAAAAATACACTgtataaacaaacttaaagtatggttaaaatattaataacgaCCAGTCTTTAGAATACCAGTTGATTAACATATGAAAAGACTGAGAAAGGATTAATGTTATACTCATATCACAGCAGGATATTATTACCTAACAAAACGGACAACCAACAGCCACATGTCTACATTAATATTACGTCTTGGAACAATTACAAAACACATGTGTTTAGTGTTCACGAACTTCACGGCTTGTGGCTCAAAATTCCTTGCTTCGTTTTTTTGGGTCCATCGGTGCGGTGAGATTCCTTTATTTTGTCGGGCAAGAGTCCACGTTGAAGGCTGTTTACTCGCTTGCTTccttactgttattttaatattagatatTACATTAGGTTACATTATTCTAATGTGTAACATGTCCAAAGTAAACTGAACAGATGAAACGGCTTAATTTTCTAGTGGTCACTCTCTTTACGcgataactaaaaaaaaaaaaatctgaagaaAACCTCAGTATAAATTTCTAAACCTTGTGTCCTTTTCATTCAAGAAACAGTTAAAGTTCTCAGACCTgatgttttaaaaactgtttatacttTCGACAGGAATGGAGGTAAACGGTGACTCTCAAAACACGTCTCTTACACAGTCGTTCAAAACACACTACGTGCTTGTTATCCTAGGAGCTTCACGTGTTGGGAAGACGGCTATCCTACACCAGTTTCTTTACAATACGTTCCCTGATGTCTATAAGGCCACTGTGGAAGAGTTCCATCGAAGTGAGTACAAACTGAAGGACTTTGTCTTAACCCTTGACATACTTGACACCAGCGGAAGTTACGAGTTTCCGGCGATGAAAAGATTAGCCATAAACATGGGTGATGCCTTCGTGCTGGTATATTCTATAGACGATGCCCAATCTTTCGAAGACGTGTGTAGGGAACGAGAGTACGTTCGTCAAGCAAGGTCGATAGATGTCCCTATTGTCGTCGTGGGTAACAAGTGCGACCGCGAAGACCACAGGGTAGTCGGGAAAGAACTAACCGAGAGTGTGGTGACAATGGATTGGGAGAATGGATTCGTTGAAGCATCAGCTAAGactaatatgaatatatttaaaatttttaacgaGATACTGACTCAAGCACGTGCCCCGAGCGAGCTCTCTGTCTGCATAGAACGCAGAAGGCAGAGTCTCCCCACCTTCAGTGTGACACCTAAGGTGAAATATGATCGAGACCTAAAGCGTCACAGTTGTGTGATTTCATAAATTACGTAAAAAACTTCAGAAATTTGCGATTTTATTTAAACCTTTAAAGCATGTAGTTATtatgtttgaataataatatgatatattGCTTGTTGaagtaaatgtaattatttgatgaaataaacatattttaatgacatCGTATAATACACACAGGTGTCCTTTGTATCAGAAACTTTCAGGATTAATTCAAAGTCCTCAAATTATGTGATAATTCACCGTTATATCATTACGTGAAAACAAATTATTCGGTTAATTTGTGAATATAACGTGTCAATATTGTCTCGATATTTCaaccatttaaaaatatatatatcaatttcaaACTCTATATTCACGGTTTACTAACAAACTATGAATACAGAAAACAGATAAGTACTGACAGAAACATTTATCTTCAGATTACAGGCGTTGTTTGTAAGCCAAAGAAATTATATAAAGCATATATCAAGTTTATATGTTACGCTCCGTTTAATTtctcataaaatactttaatgaaCTTCAAAGATATACTAATTAACATTCCAGCAGCTACCCCTATATATTAAAAAGAGTTGTACTTAACGAATGATACgtcaatattttgtaatattttcaccGTCCATAATAGATTCTCAGCTTTATTTGACTGGAGCTGTTCTTTACAACACTCTGTGTTATCACTACTGCACTACTAGTGTGACAAAGTACAAGCCTGCCTTACCTCTCTACAATCacatccccctcgcaccaaacatgctcgccctttcagccgtgggggcgttataatgtgatggtaaatcccaatattcgttggtaaaagagtagcccaagagttggcggtgggtggtgatgactagctgccttccctctagtcttacactgctaaattagggacggctagcacagatagccctcgagtagctttgtgcgaaattcaaaaacaaaacaaacaaacaaacctctcttCAAGAACAGAACTGTCACTATAGAACcataagacatacattataaACATAGGCCTGCGAATTTCAACTTTGTAAATGtcgttttggttttaataatgaagtttacataacttatatttcgaaaataatattcttttttttttctatcacgttaatatttttttacaaatcaggaa of the Tachypleus tridentatus isolate NWPU-2018 chromosome 13, ASM421037v1, whole genome shotgun sequence genome contains:
- the LOC143238362 gene encoding dexamethasone-induced Ras-related protein 1-like, with product MEVNGDSQNTSLTQSFKTHYVLVILGASRVGKTAILHQFLYNTFPDVYKATVEEFHRSEYKLKDFVLTLDILDTSGSYEFPAMKRLAINMGDAFVLVYSIDDAQSFEDVCREREYVRQARSIDVPIVVVGNKCDREDHRVVGKELTESVVTMDWENGFVEASAKTNMNIFKIFNEILTQARAPSELSVCIERRRQSLPTFSVTPKVKYDRDLKRHSCVIS